The stretch of DNA ACGATGGTGGCGTACACCGGTGTGCCGAACCTCGGGTGCACCTGCGCCAGGCACGGCGGCACCATGTGCGTCCGCGCGATGTGGGTCAGGTACCTGGCCTGCCCGACGGCGCCGACGAGGAGCACCGTGGTCATGCCCTTGAGCGCGCCGAACGCCACGATGTACTTGGCCCAGTCCATGCCGACGGCCGTGAACGCGACGCTGAAGGGCGCGTTGGCGTCGATCTCGGTGTAGGGCTGCATGAGGCAGAGCACCAGCGCCAGGAGGCAGTATACGGCGGTGGTGAGCGTCATGGCGCCGACGAGACCCACGGGGATGTCCCTGGCGGGGTTCTTCGTCTCCTCCGCCATGGTGCTCACGGCGTCGAAGCCGATGTACGCGAAGAAGAGCACGGCCGAGGCCGCGAAGATGCCGCGCGCCCCGAACGGCGCGAAGTCGGCGGTGAGGTTGGCGGCGTTGGCTTTCGTCAGCCCCACCACGACGATGAAGGCGATGACGACGAGGTGCAGGATGGAGAGCACGTAGTTGAAGCGCGACGAGCCCTTGGTGCTGAGCACGGCCAGCGCGCAGATCGCCGCCGTCACCGCCACCGCGATCGGGTCCAGCTCCGAGTAGCCCtccgccagcgccgccgcgtgcaCGCGGAAGTCGTCCGGGTGGTGGTTCAGCAGCGTCGCGAAGTAGGACGTCCACGaccgcgccaccgccgccccgcCGATGCAGTACTCGAGGATGATGTTGCCCGCCGCGATGAACGCCATGAAATCCCCCAGCTCCACCCGGAGGTACGCGAATGACCCGCCTGTTACAATTTCATGCAAATTCATCATGGAAGCAAAAATTCATGGAACGATCTGTAACGAAATGACAGTATGACACACGTTGCATGCAGATTCATGCATGAGCTCGTGTATGTGTACCTGCGACGGGGATTTCGATGGCGAACTCGGTGTAGCAGAAGACGGCGAGCATGGCGGAGACGCCGGAAATGGCGTAGGAGACGACGACGGCGGGGCCGGCGGCCTCCTTGGCCTCCTGTCCGGTGAGCACGAAGATGCCGGCGCCGATGACGGCGCCGATGCCGAACCAGATGAGGTCCCACCACGTGAGGTTCCGGCGCATGTCGGCGCCGCTCCGGCCGCGGACCTCGTTCACCTCGGTGGCGTCCAGGGACCGCGCCGTCAGGCGGTCGCGCAGCCGCGGGCCCGTCTCCAGCAGCGCCCGCCCGTACGCCGACCAGCTCCGGAACGACTCCTCCGGGAACAGCGTCGTGCCCCCGCAGCACccaccctcgccgccgccgcctttgCCGCCGCCGGACGCCGCCATGGTGGAgtggaggagaggagggaggTTAATTACTGATCGATTAGTTAGGGTAAGCTGTTGGTTCACCGATCGATGGTTCTCGTTCCCGTGCGCGGGCGTGCCATATATATAGTGGCGCGTGCCCTAGCGGCGGGGGATCTCGGCCGTCGGGTCCTCTCCGCCATTGACGGCGGGTGGTTGCGGGACGCGTCGTGAACGAAACGAGGTTGCAGTTGCAGTTGCAGCGGCGTCGAGCTGGTGGGTCCGCTCGCCTGGAACGAGATTCCGCTGCGGATCAGTGGACGGGAGAATCTGGTGTGGGTGGGCCACGTGGACCGCTTCCACGTCGTACGGAGAATCTGAATCTGGGCCGGGATGCTGACGGCCCAACGACTCCATGAACAACGACAAATTACAGGCCTGTTTGGATGTAAAAAAAAAGGCGGAAGCGTTTGCCACATATTGTCTCAATTAATAATATATTTGAAATTACAAATAGATTTAATAGGTTTCCTAGCTATTTAAAAAAATGTCACAAGGGAAGAACATATATAAAGGGAGAAAGATAATTAGAATTGCACTGCACACACTATGCTACTTAATTTTAACATGAACATGATCAACGGAAGGGACAAATAttagaaaataaataatatattaaaaaaattacacaCTATGATATAGTTCCATACTTTGATCACTGTGATTACCATGCTAGGCAACCATGGTAGAAAAACCTCAACctaccgggggggggggggggttatgACGGTTCCGAGCATTTTTTTAAGGAATCTTTGCCCTCTGTGTTGATGAAATATGATCGGCAGTCTAGGAGCATGTCTAAGGTAGTAGATTAGGTGGAGTAGCGCGAGGCAAGGAACCAGATGATGATGCAATACGAACACAAGAGTTTTTATTTAGGTTCAACCGCCACTTCCTGCGTCTCGTTTGTATTGctgtatactccctccatacgcaTAAAACAAGTTGTTTTGGACAATGGCACGGTTTCCAAAGTCTAACtttgacttcttgtttttataaaaatatttatcaaaaagtggtatagatatatttttatgaaagtatttttgaagacaaatttattcatatggttttcatattttcaaactcaacaacttaaaagttattcatgatttatatttccaatgtttgacccaaaccttATCCAAAATGACTTATTTTATGGGTATGGAGAGAGTAAATGAGATGAGAACAGAAGCAACACTTCTTATCCCCTTGCCACTGCCGTCGTGCTCAGTTATCCTTAGTTAAGATTACTCTCTTGTATAAGTACCACATAAAGACTTTGATCTTAAGAGGTAGTTTAAGCTTCCAGATTAGTGTTGTATGGTATAGCTATATATCGTTCCTAATGAGGCTCTGTACATTGATTTAACTTAAAACAACCCATTCTGATGTAGCCTCCATACAAAACGGTCTTTCTGATTTGTTAGTTGTACATTTACAACCATAGCCACCACTTCTTGCCATGATTGCAAGTTGACACCCATTAGAGATCTCCtaaatgttatatttaatggtaTCCCAGACAACACTGATCTTACAGTTGCACTTTTTCTTCTTACAGTGTTATATAGTGCAGGAAAGAGCAACTTTAGAGGACGAGGTCTTATCCATGAGTTCTCCCAAAATCGCACTTGAGACCCATCACCTAGATCAAACTTGCCCAACGATAAGAACCCCCCCTAACCTTCATGAGGCTAGCCCAAAACTGAGAGTCCTGGACAAATATTGAACCTGTGTCAAAGTCTTTTATCTTAGATATTTATTCCTAAGCAATTGTTGCCAAACCCCGTCTCCATTCAAAAGTTTAAAAAGCCATTTTCTTAGGAGGCACTTATTGTGAACATCTAAATTTAGTACTCCCAACCCTCCTTGGTCTTTTGAAGTACATACTACCTCTCACTTAGTCAATCTATATTTTTTATGTTCATCACTCTGCCAAAAAATCCGTGATCTAAAGTAATCCAATTTCTTCAAAACCCCTCTAAGTATTTCAGAAAAGGACAACATATACATGGAAAGACTACTTAAAACAGAATTGATTAGAACAAGCCTCCCACCTACTGACAACATCTTAGTCCTCCAACAATTGAGTATCTTTTGAAATCTTTCCTCAACATGTTTCCAGTCCtaaattcatgacttttctatggTGCATAGGAATTCCTAGATATCTAAATGGGAACGACCCTACATTACATCCAAAAACTTGTGCATAATCATTTTGATTATCTTTGGCAGCATCAAAGGAAAACAATTCACTcttatggaaattgatcttgAGTCCTGATAAATGTTTAAATGTCGAAGCTTTGTTTGATTCTTGGATATTTTTCTCATAAATCTTGCGGTCTAGACGGTGACATAAAGGTTCTGAAAGCTGCCCACCCATTGAGATTTCCACTATTTTTTTTGATGATATTGCTTGGCAGGTTTTCTTGAATTTTCTCTTCATGTTGTATTTATATTCTTTGAGTTTTGATGATCACTGGTGGAACcaggggggctagcaggggcatTGGCCCGCCCCAAGCATAGTGATTTACTTAAAGTAcctatataaatattaatatttatagcacaaaaaaatattaaattcacctttttttttgttaaaatATGATGATTTTGGTAAGAAATAGTGTAATATTGTTTTTAAAAAATTCTTCAATCATAtaattatgtatattttatcacaCTAAAAAAATATAATCATATTTGTTTGGCCCCCTTTAATTAAAATCGCTGGTTCCGTCACTGTTGATGATCCATGTGCACTTTTAGATAAAGCATTTTGACTGCTGTACCATGAGTCCAAGCACTTGCTAACTGTACCTGAGAAAAGAGATGTACACTCTTTCACAACATCTGCATGTAATCTTTGCCGGCAAATCTGCAAGATGTAAATCTAGAAATTACAGGAATATAGTTCATTAATTTTGAAGGTTGGTATGTGTTTTTGCCAATATGCGGTGAAGGAACAAAGCCAGACTCCATTCCAGGAGGCACTTCATCAAAACTAGCCCACTCAACAGGA from Sorghum bicolor cultivar BTx623 chromosome 8, Sorghum_bicolor_NCBIv3, whole genome shotgun sequence encodes:
- the LOC8084399 gene encoding cationic amino acid transporter 1, with the protein product MAASGGGKGGGGEGGCCGGTTLFPEESFRSWSAYGRALLETGPRLRDRLTARSLDATEVNEVRGRSGADMRRNLTWWDLIWFGIGAVIGAGIFVLTGQEAKEAAGPAVVVSYAISGVSAMLAVFCYTEFAIEIPVAGGSFAYLRVELGDFMAFIAAGNIILEYCIGGAAVARSWTSYFATLLNHHPDDFRVHAAALAEGYSELDPIAVAVTAAICALAVLSTKGSSRFNYVLSILHLVVIAFIVVVGLTKANAANLTADFAPFGARGIFAASAVLFFAYIGFDAVSTMAEETKNPARDIPVGLVGAMTLTTAVYCLLALVLCLMQPYTEIDANAPFSVAFTAVGMDWAKYIVAFGALKGMTTVLLVGAVGQARYLTHIARTHMVPPCLAQVHPRFGTPVYATIVMMVATAVIALFTNLGILSNLLSISTLFIFTLVAMALLVRRYYVAGETTASDRNKLVACLAVIVASSTATAACWGVTSSGGGGWVAYVVTVAAWLAATAYLQWGVPKARAPKMWGVPLVPWLPSASIFINIFLLGSIDGASFMRFLIWTAALLAYYFFVGLHASYDTAKAVAAEAEAARVEEGARKVAVGGCRFD